One segment of Anomaloglossus baeobatrachus isolate aAnoBae1 chromosome 5 unlocalized genomic scaffold, aAnoBae1.hap1 SUPER_5_unloc_22, whole genome shotgun sequence DNA contains the following:
- the LOC142259032 gene encoding uncharacterized protein LOC142259032, whose translation IQSLYVSPPGLSSKRTTPERCPRPLLPQDCKQEDPDVPQDVFPPSLSTDDCIGSSDGSLSSEFITDDESIPHDIYEEHAVVPDIPSVLPRKSLSSDLLKQVQNSDLSQNCKQNKSYRRDVEYETAPRREKPFSCSKCGKCFTRKSYLNIHEKTHTGEKLFSCSECGRCFILKSNLVVHQRSHTGEKPFSCSECGKCFIQKSDLVRHQKNHTGEKPLSCSECGKCFIQKSELVCHQRSHTGEKPFSCSECGKCFIQKSYLVRHQKLHTGEKPFSCSECGKCFSQKSHLVVHQRSHTGEKPFSCSECGKCFIWKSEFVRHQKLHTGEKPFPCSECGKCFSRKSDLVEHQRSHTGEKPFSCLECGKCFIQKSVLVVHQRSHTGAKPFSCSECGKCFIHKSVLVVHQRSHTGEKPFSCSECGKCFSHKSVLVVHQRSHTGEKPFSCSECGKCFIQKSVLVVHQRSHTGEKPFSCSKCGQCFTSKSRFVKHHKIHTGEKPFSCSECGKCFIEKSVLVRHQRSHTGEKPFSCSECGKCFIEKSQLVRHQRSHTREKPFLCSECGKYFTRKEHLVRHQRSHTREKRFSCSECGQCFTRKSGLVKHVKKPHREGNLFHVMNN comes from the exons attcagtccctgtatgtgtctcctccaggtctatccagtaagaggacaacaccagagagatgtccccgtcctcttctcccacaggactgtaaacaagaagatcccgatgttcctcaggatgtgtttcctccatctctatcca cagatgactgtattgggagttcagatggatctctatcttcagaatttataacagatgatgaaagtatcccacatgatatatatgaagagcatgctgttgtcccagatataccttcaGTCCTTCCTAGGAaatctctatcatctgatcttttaaaacaagtccaaaattccgatttatcacagaattgtaagcaaaataaaagttacagaagggatgtggaatacGAAACTGCTCCtagaagggagaaaccattttcatgttcaaaatgtgggaaatgttttaccaggaaatcataTCTTAATATCCatgaaaaaactcacacaggggagaagctattttcatgttcagagtgtgggagatgttttattctgaaatcaaatcttgttgtgcatcaaagatctcacacaggtgagaagccattttcatgttcagagtgtgggaaatgttttattcagaaatcagaccttgttagacatcagaaaaatcacacaggggagaagccattatcatgttcagagtgtgggaaatgttttattcagaaatcagaacttgtttgtcatcaaagatctcacacaggggagaagccattttcatgttcagagtgtgggaaatgttttattcagaaatcataccttgttagacatcagaaactgCACaccggggagaaaccattttcatgttcagagtgtgggaaatgttttagtcagaaatcacatcttgttgtgcatcaaagatctcacacaggagagaagccattttcatgttcagaatgtggaaaatgttttatttggaaatctgagtttgttagacatcagaaacttcacacaggggagaaaccatttccatgttcagagtgtgggaaatgttttagtcggaaatcagaccttgttgagcatcaaagatctcacacaggagagaagccattttcatgtttagaatgtgggaaatgttttattcagaaatcagttcttgttgtgcatcaaagatctcacacaggggcgaagccattttcatgttcagaatgtgggaaatgttttattcataaatcagttcttgttgtgcatcaaagatctcacacaggggagaagccattttcatgttcagaatgtgggaaatgttttagtcataaatcagttcttgttgtgcatcaaagatctcacacaggggagaagccattttcatgttcagaatgtgggaaatgttttattcagaaatcagttcttgttgtgcatcaaagatctcacacaggggagaagccattttcatgttcaaaatgtgggcaatgttttactagtaaatcacgTTTTGTTaaacatcataaaattcacaccggggagaagccattttcatgttcagaatgtgggaaatgttttattgagaaatcagttcttgttaggcatcaaagatctcacacaggggagaagccattttcatgttcagaatgtgggaaatgttttattgagaaatcacagcttgttaggcatcaaagatctcacacaagaGAGAAGccgtttttatgttcagaatgtggtaaatatttTACTCGGAAAGaacatcttgttaggcatcaaagatctcacacaagaGAGAAgcgattttcatgttcagaatgtgggcaatgttttactagaaaatcaggtcttgttaaacatgtgaagaagccgcacagggaagggaacctttttcatgttatgaataattga